The DNA window GGCGAGGTGGTCTCCAGGCCTTTGGTTAAAGAGGCTTAGGAGCTCAAGGGAGGTGGCGAACTTCGCCATCTCCCCTTTTTTGAGGAACTATGTCTCTGTAAAGATAAATATATAGCGTAGGGCAGATAAATACTAGGGAACCTCTAAAAACGCTGATCCTCGGAGAGACCGTTCCGACGTAGCCCATTTGAGCCCGTATACTCGACATGCCGTTGTGTAGTCGAATGGGACGACAGGACGTCGTCCCAAGCCGAGGGGGCACAGGACGTGCCCTCCGAGGCGGTTCGTACGGAACAGGCAGGTCGAGTATACGATTGGGCGAAACAGGGCGCAGGCGGGACGGTCTCTCCGAGGGGACTCAAAGGTGAGTTTTTAGAGATGCCTACTAAGGAGGAATAGCGATGTTCGATATAGATCCATACATGGCCCCAGGAGGGCGGATATTCGTGGATACCTGTAGCCTGATGCACCGGAGGGCCCCTAGGTTCTTTTTGGATAACCTGGCCCCCAGGCTCAAAGAGACCGGGGCGAAGGTCATAGTCCCTATGGGGGTGGTGAAGGAGCTCAGGAAGTTCAACCAGGAGGACTCCCGCAGAGGGAAGCTGGCGAGGGACGGCTATAGGGTGCTCTGCGAGTATCAGAGACAGGGCCTTCTTGAGCTAAGAGGGGAGGAGGGCGACCGATTCCCGGACCAGCTTTTTCTATCCCTGTTCGTCAGATTTATGACCCACTACGACCTTTGCCTGATAACCCAGGACAGAAAGCTGGCCAAGGACCTCTCGGCGCTGGAGTTCGTGGCGTCGGTGGAGGGCAAAAGGTCTATGGGGCTCTTCGGCATATCCAGCGACGGCGAGAGGCTCATATCCCACGGCAACAGAGGGTTTTACGGACAGGTTCAGGTACAACAGGAGGACAGGCCATTCGCTATAGGGACAGCTCCGGTTATCTTCGCCCCTATCGGGGAGATGGTGGAATCTTTCCAGTCGGGAGACGTGGTCTATTCCGGCGGATTGCCCCTGACCCTGACCGAGCTTCTGGGCCAAGGGGGAGAGGGGGCCTGCTGGCTCACCGACTCGGATCAGGTCTGCAAGATATACCGGCCCGACAGGCTCTCCCCTGCCCTTGAGGACAAGCTGGCCCTCATGGTCGAGGCTGGTTGTTCTACATCGGGGGTCTGCTGGCCCAGAGAGCTCGTTCGAGACGGTAAGGGAAGGTTTATAGGCTACCTCATGGACAGGGCCCAGGGCAGATCGCTCCAGAGCGTCCTGTCGGTCAGGGCAAACATGGAGAGGTTATTCCCCCACTGGACCAGGAAAAACCTTGTGTCTTTGGCAATAGAGGTGGTGGAGAGAATAGGGGCCATGCACCGTCGAAACGTCCTTCTAGGGGACATAAACACCCAGAACATACTGCTATCAGAGGATGAGAAGCTGTGGTTCGTCGACGTGGACAGCTATCAGGTGGAGAACTATCCCTGTCCTGTGGGCACCGTCACCTTCACCGCCCCGGAGATACAGGGCAGGGACTTCAAGTCTTTCCTCCGCACCGAGGAGCAGGAGCAGTTCGCCCTGGCGACCCTTATCTTCATGATACTCCTTCCCGGCAAGCCACCCTATTCCCACCAGGGAGGGGGCAATCCCGGTGAGAACATAAAGCTGGGCAACTTCCCCTACGCCGTCGGGGAGAAACGAGGGGAGAACGTCCCAAGGGGGCCGTGGAGGAACATCTTCAGCAACCTCCCTCGGGCCATAAAAGACGGCTTTGAGGCGGTTTTCAACCGGGGAGACCGGATTCCCGCCTACCGCTGGCTGGAGCTTCTGAAGGAGTACAGGGAGAACCTGGATAGAGGTTACGTCTCCGACGAGATATTCCCAAAGGGCCTCAAGCTGGTGGATCCTGTTGAGAGGATCTGTCCCGGCTGTGGCGAAAGGTTCCAGATCAGCTCCTCCGTCGCCGATAGTCTGGAGGAAAAGGGAAAGGACTGTTACTGCGACGAATGCCGTAAGGACGTTTTGGTGGAGTGCGACCGCTGCAAGGAGCGGTTCCCTATGCCCCAGTTTTTGGTGGAGAACCTGACCAGCCGCCGGAGGCCGATCTACTGCGACGCCTGTCGGGAGCCTGTGACCCTCAGATGCGTCTCCTGCGGCCATACCTACGAAACCCCTAAGTTTAAAGCCGACGAGGTCCAAAAGGGCTTCATCCCCGCCGCCTGTCCCGACTGTAGGGAGGTCTCCCGCTCCTTCGTGGAGGCCAGCGGTTACGGAAGACGTCTCTAGAAAAGTAAATTCAAGGGGGCGAAAGCCCCCACAAAAAACTAAGGAGGAATAACCAATGGCAAGTCTCGACATGATACTGGATAACAACGAAATGGTGGAGAACCCTACCCCTCGAGTTCCGGTCTCTTTGGTGCTGGACGTAAGCGGCTCTATGATAGGCGCCCCTATAGACGAGCTCAACCGGGGAGTGGAGCAGTTTTTTAGGTCTCTCATGGACGACGATGTGGCGAGATACGCCGCGGAGGTCAACGTAATATCCTTCGGAAGCGACGTCTCTCAGGACGTGGAGTTCGGCCCGCTTGAGAAATGTGTGGTGCCGAAGCTTCAGGCCATAGGCAAGACCTGTATGGGAAAGGCGGTCTCTTTGGCCCTCGAGACCATGGAGCGGAGAAAGGACATATACAAGAACCTCGGAGTGGACTACTACCAGCCCTGGATGGTCCTCATGACCGACGGCAAGCCCACGGACGACTGGGAGATGGCGGCCCTTAAAACCAGCTCGCTGGTGGAAAAGGGAAAGCTCACAGTGTTCCCCATAGCCATAGGGGACAACGCCTGCACCGATACCCTGGCCAACTTCTCACCGACCCGTTCTCCATTGAAACTCAAAGAACTCAATTTCAGCCAGTTCTTCCGGTGGCTCAGCTCCAGCGTCTCTCGGGTTTCCCAGTCCATTCCCGGCGAAAAGGTCGAGCTGGACGTGAAGGGTATCGAGGGATGGAGTCGGCTTTAGAGGGAATTGCCCCGATCACCATGAGGTTCTGGACCGGGGCACAGGCTAAGTGTCGAGGGAGGGACCACTTTAAGACCGGCGCTCCATGTCAGGACAGGACCTATCTATTAAAGCGAAAAGGGGTCACCTCAATAGCCCTGGCGGACGGAGCGGGTTCGAGGTCCCTTTCCCATATAGGGGCGGAGCTGGCGGTGGAGTCGGTCGCCGCCGCCATGGCGTTGAACTTCGACGGCCTTTCAAAAGGCAAAAGAGGGGCTATGGCCCGGGAGCTGTACCGGACGGTCCTGGAAAAATTGGAGGCCAGGGCAAAGGAGGATGGTCGTTCCCCAGGGGATCTGGCCTGCACCCTCCTGGCCGTGGCGGTCCGTGGCGACAGATATCTGGCCTGTCATATAGGCGATGGGGCCATAGTCCAGGTCACAAAAAAAGGCCCTAAGGTGCTCAGCCACCCAGAGGGAGGGGAGTTCGCAAACCAGACATTTTTCCTCACCGGTGCAGATGGGGAGGCCCACTTCCGGCTGTACAGGGGAAAACTGTCCCCCTCCGCAGCTGGCTTCGTCCTCATGTCCGACGGATCGGCCCAGTCCCTCTATCGCAGAGCGGACCGGTCCGCCGCCTCGGGCTGTGCCGCCATGGTGGAGTGGTGCTCCATGGCATCCGGTCGGGAGGTCTCCAGGGCTTTAGAGGAAAACCTGAAAAGATCGCTCTCTATGAGGACCGGAGACGACTGTAGCCTGGCGGTTTTAGGCAAGACGGAGCTGTCTTTAGAGGGTTTGAACAGTCTGGACCAGCCCAGGAGGATGGAGTTGCTAGGGACCACCTCAAAAAGCTACGATAGAATCCACCGGGCCTTCGTGGAGGATCTTGAGGTTCACGGCGGTATCCAGAGCGTCAGGGAAAGGGCCATCAGGCTAGAGGTCTCCACCTCGACGGTCCAAAGGCACAGAGAGAGGTTCTTATGGGAGGGATTGTCCTGTATATAGTCAACTTGACCCAGCATTCCATAACCGACGAGCAGAAACTGGACGGAGTCAGGGAGGTTTCGGTGAGGCAAGAGGTGACCAAGCTGTTGACCTTCGATGACCTTCCCTCTATGGAGGAGGTAGAGGCCCGGGCTAGGGATCTGGCCTCGGTAGCCAAAAGGGAAGGGGCCACCGCAGCCATGATCGGAGGGGCCCCCTACCTTATGGCCTACCTAGAGCGAGCCCTCGTCGAGAGGGGCATAGAGCCTATCTACTCCTACACAAAAAGGGACTGCACCGAGGAGCGACTTCCCGACGGTTCGGTCAGAAAAATGATGATCTTTCGCCACCAGGGCTTCGTCAGGCCCTTTCCGTCGGAAGTAAACAGCGAGCTTGGAGAAAAACTAAAACTGGTGTAGATTAAAGAGGTTGAGGTTAAAGAAAGGAGTGATCCTATGCGTTCTATAGGCAAAACCCCTCCGGCAAGACCAAAGGAGGGCCTGACGCCGGGCTTCTCCGATACCTACTCCATATCCGTTGTAACCCCTCTCTTCGGAGGAGGGGTCAAGGCGGGAGAGGTTGACAGAGAACACCCTGTCCGGGGAACGGCGATCCGAGGACACCTTCGTTTTTGGTGGAGGGCCACCTGCGGCAGAAAGTTCAGCTCCTCCCAGGAGCTTTACCACAGGGAGTCCCAGATATGGGGGGACACGGAAAAAGCCAGCCCGGTGAGGATATGGGTATCAGACCAAAGGTTAGGCAGTATCTTTTCCTGTGCTTCCTTCCCTCAAGGCAAAAACTTCCCGAAATTCAACGAAGATTTCCCCGGCTATATATGTTTCCCCTTCCAAGGTAGCCGTCAGAGGGGCAAGGAGAAGGATCCCTCTAAAGCTGCCCTAGGAACCAGCTTTTCTCTGGGAATTAACTGCCCTGCTGAGTTTAAAGAGGATCTGGAGGTTGCCCTCAGAGCATGGGTATGTTTTGGGGCTTTAGGCGCCAGGACCCGTAGGGGGGCGGGCTCGCTTTTCTGTGAGAAACTCTCTCCCAACAAGGACGACGACTTGAACGATTGGATGAAAGATCATTTCGGGGATTATTTGGGCACCGTCTCGGCAGACTCTGACTACCCAACTTTGGCTAGGGGCCTGCTTTTGGGAAAGGGGTCGAAAGAAGCCATTTCCGTTTGGAAGGAGCTTTCCAGTTTATACGGCAACTTTCGTCAGGGGGAAAACTTGGGACGTAATAAAGGGGAAGGGAATCGTCCAGGGCGATCTCGCTGGCCCGAGGCCGACTCTATCCGCCGGTTGCTCAGGACCTACTCTCCCGAGCACGTCCCGGACAGCTCTAAACCGGAGGAGAGCTTCCCCAGGGCCGCCTTTGGACTTCCTATCATCACCCATTTTAAAGACGAAAGGACCGGAGATCCGGGAGATACCCAGCTGTACCCCAAGATCGGGAGGGACAAGAAAGATCGAATGGCCAGTCCTCTTATCATAAAGCCTCTGGCTATATCGGAGGATAGGGCGGTTCCCATGATCGTGGTCTTGAACGCCCCTCTGCCCGATAGAATCGTGCTGGAGAAGGGCCGTGATGTCTGGGAAGGCGGAATGGATTCGGTGGTGGATTCTAGAGCCGCCTCCTATCCCAATTCCCCTATGGCTGGAAGATCTAAAGCTGGCGATGCGTTGGAGGCCTTCATGGCCTATGCCGTCAAAAATCACGATTTTCAGGAGGTGTCCCGATGAGTGCCCACCTGATCAACATATCCATCGGTCCCGTCCAGCCCTTTATCGCCGCCGCCAGGAGGACCAGGGACCTGTGGTTCGGCTCCCGGCTCCTGTCGGAGATATGCATGGAGACCGCTCGGTCGGTCAAAGACAGCGGTGGCGAGCTCATCTTTCCTCAGGAGGACTCCCTGAACGTCTCCGACGGCGTAGACCCTAACGTTGCCAACGTCATACTGGCGGAGCTTCCCGATGGGGATCCAGCGAAAGTGGTCAGTCAGGCCAGGGAAAAGGCCCTGTCGGTCCTGAAGGACTACGGAGACCAGGTCCTTGGAGAGTACGGAGAGCTGGTCAACAGAGACCTTTGGGACGACCAGATAGAACAGGCCCTGGAGTTCTTCGCCGTCTGGGTCCCCTACGGATCGGAGGACTACCTCGTCGCCAGGGACAAAGTTGGCCGCCTCATGGGGGCCAGGAAAAACTGTCGAGACTTCGTCCAGCTTGCCGATCCAGAGAGCCGTCAGATCGAAAAGTCCTCTTTAGACGGCAGAAGCGAGTCGGTTCTCAAGGATAGGGAGAGTGTGGAGGAGCTTCTGGAGAGGAACCCTATGTGGAAGCTCAGGCTCCGGCTCAAGTCCACCGAGGCCCTGGACGCTTTGGGCCTCATCAAACGAGGGGGCAATCCATCGGTGATGAGGGCTAAGGACGAGTTCCCGTCGGTGGAGCATTTCGCCGCCAAGCCCTGGATGGACCGGGTCGAAAAGGAGGCTCCCGAGGAGTTCCGCCGCTTGAAGAAAGCCCAAGGAGAGGCTGGAGGCATCAGCCTGAGCGACGTGGTATTCCCCTTCCGAATTGCCCAGGTCCAGGAGGAGACCGGCCGAGACCTGAACGCCGTTAAAATGGCCCTGAACGGCCTGGTCAAAAGAATCGGCGAGCCGGACCCCTATCTGGCGGTGCTGAAGGCCGACGGAGACAAAATGGGAGCGGCCATATCGTCCATCAAAACCCCCGAGGGACATAGGACCTTTTCCTCCGAGCTGGCGTCCTTCGCCACGAAGGCCCACGGTATCGTGGGGAAACACGGAGGCAAGTGCATCTACGCCGGAGGGGACGACGTTCTCGCCTTTTTGCCCCTGAACAGCTGTCTCGAGTGTGCCAGAGAGCTTGCGGACGCTTTCAATGGAAGCTTCGTTAAGAGCGTCGTATCGGACACCCCGACCCTGTCGGTTGGCATCGCAGTGGGCCACTTTTTAGAGCCTCTGGAGGACCTGCTCAAGTTCGCCGACGAGGCGGAGGCAAAGGCCAAAGGCACCGACAGAAACGGCCTGGCGGTGGTCGTCCGGTCGAGAGGAAACGCCCCTATCGGATTCAGGAAGAGGTGGGATTCCACCGTAGCCGACCTGACCGTGGATAAGCGGCTTCGGCTCTGGGCCAGGCTCTTCGACGAGGAGGTCATCTCCTCTCGGTTCCCCTACGAGCTTCGGTCCATGGAGGGCTTCTACGGCAACTGGAAGGACCAGTCCTCCATAAAAGAGGCTATACCGGCGGACGTCTTCAGCGTTTTAGGCAAAAAGCGGTCCGTCGGAGGAGACTCTAAGGAGGTCGCCGATGAGCTAAAGGCCATCGTCGAGACTATTACCTCGGTGGAAAACCTTAAAGAGCTGGTGTCAGAGCTTCTGGTCGCCAGACATCTGGGACCTGTTATGGAGGTGAAGTCGTGATGGTTACTTTCCGTATTACCCCTAAAGACCCGGTGATAGCAAGAGACGGCAGGCCCTTCGGCAACGGCAGTCGAATGCACTCGTTGGACTGGCCCAGGGCCTCAACCGTGGCAGGGTCTCTCAGGACCATGGTAGGCAAGAGGGCAGGGGATTCTTTCGACGAGGGGCTGGTATCGTCTTTGAAGGCGATGGAGGTCTACGGACCCCTTCCCCTGAGCTCCAAATGCGACGAGAGCTGGCTGTTCTTTCCCGCCCCTAAGGACGTTCTTATAAAAAAGGGCGATAAGGACGACCGGGAGGTGTTCGTCCTCCGTCCTGAAAAAGTGGAGGAGGGATGTGGAACCGACCTCGGTCTGGAGTTCCTACCTGCGATGGACCCTAAACCTAAAGAGGCCTTTAAGCCCTCGGCGGTCCCTCCTCTTTGGCGTTCCGACCTCATGGTCTCCTGGTTGCTTGGAAAATCCAGGGAGGTTCCGGCGGATGGCGATAGGGTCATGGATCTGCCCCACAAAGAGGATCGGGTCCACGTGGCCATAGATCCCTTAACCGGGGCCTCTTTGGAGGGAATGCTCTTTTCAACCACCGCCTTGGACCTCAGAAAGGAAGGTCTTTCGCTGTCTCTGAAGGTGGAGTCTAAGGACCTCTCCGACTCTCTTGTCGGGGGGCATCATCCTCTCGGCGGGGAGAGGCGGTTGGCCCGGTGGGATCGGTCGAAAGACGAGGACCTGTGGAGCTGTCCCGACGAAATTAGAGCTGCACTGAAGGGCCTCAGACCAGGGGACGGCGTCCGTCTGGTGCTTGGGACCTCGGCGGTCTTCGACGGTGGCTGGATGCCTGGATGGCTCAAGGACAAAGGGGAGGGCTTCGTCCCCGGCACGTCGGTAAAGGTCTCACTGGTGTCGGCATCCACCGGACGGTGGGAGGCCCTCTCGGGCTGGTCCTACGAGACCAAAAGGCCCAAGCCCCTCTACCGTATGGTCCCCGCAGGGAGCGTCTACTTCCTCAGGCTGTTGGAGGGATCGGCGGAGGAACTGGCCCAGACGTGGCTGAAGCCCATGAGCGATCGTGAGGTTCACCGCAACGACGGACTCGGACTGGTCCTGTGGGGCCTGTGGAAATAATAGAACAGGAGGAAATATCATGAACGATAGAATAACCAAAAGCTACTGGATCCACGGCCTGTCCCCCCTTCACGTAGGTTCCGGCAGAGGGGTGGGCCATATAGACCTGCCTATCGCCAGGGAAAAGGTCACAGGCTGGCCCTACATCCCCGGAAGCGCCGTAAAAGGTGTCTTGGCAGATCATCACCATGCCTCCGCAGGAAAGGGCAGGGAGGACTGTGCCAAGAAGAAAGCCGCCTTCGGCACCGCCGGAGACGACAGTTCCAACGCCGGAGCTCTGGTCTTCTCCGACGCCCGAATAGTCTGTCTGCCCGTTCAGAGCCTCTACGGAACCTTCGCCTGGTGTACGTCATCTATGGTCCTGAGGCAGCTTAGCCGGGACCTGACCGGGGTAGTGCCCGGCCTGGAGGATCTGAAAGTCCCCTCCCTCTCCGGCGAAAAGGCCCTTACCTCCAAAGAGACCGTCCTAGGCGACGATACCCTCTACCTCCAGGATCTGGACGTCCCCAGTGAGGGCTGCGACGACGTGGGCAAATGGGCGGAGTTCCTGGCGGGTCAGGTCTTCCCGGAGGACGAGGGGTGGCGTGGTGAGTTCGCCAGGCGGTTCGTCGTCCTGTCCGACGAGGTGTTCAACTACCTTTCGGAGATGGGAACCCAGGTCGACGCGAGGATCCGCATCAACCCCGAAAACGGCGTTGTCGCCACCGGTGGGCTGTGGTACGAGGAGGCACTACCTTCTGAGGCTATACTGGCCGGCATGGTGTGGTGCGACAAGGTGACAGTAAAGGGAGTCTCCGAGGACGAGCTGGTCAAGGGGTTCTGCTCCGGCAAGCTGGGCCTCCAGGTCGGAGGAAAGGCCACAGTGGGCAGAGGCAGGGTATCCCTGTCCTTTCAGGGAGAGTAGGTGACGACCATGACGGTTACCAGAGAACAGCGTTTCGCCCAGAGGGCCTTTAAGGCGGTCAGCGATAGGATCGAGGGATTTGGCGGATCCGATAGGGATAAAAAGCTGAAAGAGTATAAGAGCTTCGTTAGATCCTTCCCCGCCCTCATCCAAAGCTGTGGCCTCGCCCAGGCACTGGCCTTCG is part of the Dethiosulfovibrio salsuginis genome and encodes:
- the cmr4 gene encoding type III-B CRISPR module RAMP protein Cmr4, producing the protein MNDRITKSYWIHGLSPLHVGSGRGVGHIDLPIAREKVTGWPYIPGSAVKGVLADHHHASAGKGREDCAKKKAAFGTAGDDSSNAGALVFSDARIVCLPVQSLYGTFAWCTSSMVLRQLSRDLTGVVPGLEDLKVPSLSGEKALTSKETVLGDDTLYLQDLDVPSEGCDDVGKWAEFLAGQVFPEDEGWRGEFARRFVVLSDEVFNYLSEMGTQVDARIRINPENGVVATGGLWYEEALPSEAILAGMVWCDKVTVKGVSEDELVKGFCSGKLGLQVGGKATVGRGRVSLSFQGE
- the cmr1 gene encoding type III-B CRISPR module RAMP protein Cmr1, with protein sequence MRSIGKTPPARPKEGLTPGFSDTYSISVVTPLFGGGVKAGEVDREHPVRGTAIRGHLRFWWRATCGRKFSSSQELYHRESQIWGDTEKASPVRIWVSDQRLGSIFSCASFPQGKNFPKFNEDFPGYICFPFQGSRQRGKEKDPSKAALGTSFSLGINCPAEFKEDLEVALRAWVCFGALGARTRRGAGSLFCEKLSPNKDDDLNDWMKDHFGDYLGTVSADSDYPTLARGLLLGKGSKEAISVWKELSSLYGNFRQGENLGRNKGEGNRPGRSRWPEADSIRRLLRTYSPEHVPDSSKPEESFPRAAFGLPIITHFKDERTGDPGDTQLYPKIGRDKKDRMASPLIIKPLAISEDRAVPMIVVLNAPLPDRIVLEKGRDVWEGGMDSVVDSRAASYPNSPMAGRSKAGDALEAFMAYAVKNHDFQEVSR
- the cmr3 gene encoding type III-B CRISPR module-associated protein Cmr3 — encoded protein: MVTFRITPKDPVIARDGRPFGNGSRMHSLDWPRASTVAGSLRTMVGKRAGDSFDEGLVSSLKAMEVYGPLPLSSKCDESWLFFPAPKDVLIKKGDKDDREVFVLRPEKVEEGCGTDLGLEFLPAMDPKPKEAFKPSAVPPLWRSDLMVSWLLGKSREVPADGDRVMDLPHKEDRVHVAIDPLTGASLEGMLFSTTALDLRKEGLSLSLKVESKDLSDSLVGGHHPLGGERRLARWDRSKDEDLWSCPDEIRAALKGLRPGDGVRLVLGTSAVFDGGWMPGWLKDKGEGFVPGTSVKVSLVSASTGRWEALSGWSYETKRPKPLYRMVPAGSVYFLRLLEGSAEELAQTWLKPMSDREVHRNDGLGLVLWGLWK
- a CDS encoding vWA domain-containing protein; amino-acid sequence: MASLDMILDNNEMVENPTPRVPVSLVLDVSGSMIGAPIDELNRGVEQFFRSLMDDDVARYAAEVNVISFGSDVSQDVEFGPLEKCVVPKLQAIGKTCMGKAVSLALETMERRKDIYKNLGVDYYQPWMVLMTDGKPTDDWEMAALKTSSLVEKGKLTVFPIAIGDNACTDTLANFSPTRSPLKLKELNFSQFFRWLSSSVSRVSQSIPGEKVELDVKGIEGWSRL
- a CDS encoding PP2C family serine/threonine-protein phosphatase, which codes for MESALEGIAPITMRFWTGAQAKCRGRDHFKTGAPCQDRTYLLKRKGVTSIALADGAGSRSLSHIGAELAVESVAAAMALNFDGLSKGKRGAMARELYRTVLEKLEARAKEDGRSPGDLACTLLAVAVRGDRYLACHIGDGAIVQVTKKGPKVLSHPEGGEFANQTFFLTGADGEAHFRLYRGKLSPSAAGFVLMSDGSAQSLYRRADRSAASGCAAMVEWCSMASGREVSRALEENLKRSLSMRTGDDCSLAVLGKTELSLEGLNSLDQPRRMELLGTTSKSYDRIHRAFVEDLEVHGGIQSVRERAIRLEVSTSTVQRHRERFLWEGLSCI
- the cas10 gene encoding type III-B CRISPR-associated protein Cas10/Cmr2, with translation MSAHLINISIGPVQPFIAAARRTRDLWFGSRLLSEICMETARSVKDSGGELIFPQEDSLNVSDGVDPNVANVILAELPDGDPAKVVSQAREKALSVLKDYGDQVLGEYGELVNRDLWDDQIEQALEFFAVWVPYGSEDYLVARDKVGRLMGARKNCRDFVQLADPESRQIEKSSLDGRSESVLKDRESVEELLERNPMWKLRLRLKSTEALDALGLIKRGGNPSVMRAKDEFPSVEHFAAKPWMDRVEKEAPEEFRRLKKAQGEAGGISLSDVVFPFRIAQVQEETGRDLNAVKMALNGLVKRIGEPDPYLAVLKADGDKMGAAISSIKTPEGHRTFSSELASFATKAHGIVGKHGGKCIYAGGDDVLAFLPLNSCLECARELADAFNGSFVKSVVSDTPTLSVGIAVGHFLEPLEDLLKFADEAEAKAKGTDRNGLAVVVRSRGNAPIGFRKRWDSTVADLTVDKRLRLWARLFDEEVISSRFPYELRSMEGFYGNWKDQSSIKEAIPADVFSVLGKKRSVGGDSKEVADELKAIVETITSVENLKELVSELLVARHLGPVMEVKS